Proteins encoded within one genomic window of Brassica rapa cultivar Chiifu-401-42 chromosome A09, CAAS_Brap_v3.01, whole genome shotgun sequence:
- the LOC103843471 gene encoding uncharacterized protein LOC103843471: MKTFTAKTNFQHAKIDNSLLTFILPLKTFNSLTFFFYFFLLQKNSLYLPTLQRQISTIIFFNILFSSQARYNMTLSINWEGVNQIVDDVPWVQLYDTCWAYSLTRHMNAACRIANLIGAESLSVTYLVQYMREFSTLTDTFGIHFLESVKPFLMYEGMVLEDDYQRLFAQFLWPPAIPLPTGIRRFVVTDMIVHTLDLYRNAEEFETKFLDAMTYSPVTASIPKYASLSEFLAPGNFPENKIYCPTITELLSHCPDSHAMFATGIGKSQGVPFVRFRDSSGLIDGGFMHVELGMGVIAQFVELIGAYIMM, encoded by the exons atgaaaacttTTACCGCAAAAACTAACTTTCAACATGCGAAAATAGATAATTCACTTCTTACATTTATTTTACCTCTTAAAACTTTTAactctttaactttttttttttatttttttctccttcaaaaaaattcattatatcTACCCACACTTCAACGACAAATCTCCACTATCATTTTTTTCAACATACTTTTTTCCTCTCAAGCAAGATAC AATATGACTTTGTCCATAAATTGGGAAGGTGTTAATCAAATCGTCGACGACGTCCCGTGGGTACAGCTTTATGATACCTGTTGGGCGTATTCTCTTACGCGGCACATGAATGCGGCTTGTCGCATTGCGAACTTGATTGGTGCAGAGTCTCTCTCCGTGACATACTTGGTCCAGTACATGAGAGAGTTTTCTACGCTAACAGACACGTTTGGCATCCATTTCCTCGAATCGGTTAAGCCCTTCCTGATGTATGAGGGTATGGTCCTGGAAGATGATTATCAAAGATTGTTTGCTCAGTTTTTATGGCCCCCGGCAATACCACTTCCG ACTGGAATCCGTAGGTTCGTTGTTACCGATATGATAGTTCATACTCTTGATCTATATCGGAATGCTGAAGAGTTTGAAACTAAATTTCTTGATGCAATGACTTATTCCCCAGTTACTGCTTCCATCCCAAAATATGCTTCTCTATCTGAGTTCTTAGCCCCTGGAAACTTCCCTGAAAAC aagaTATATTGTCCAACAATCACGGAACTGCTTTCTCATTGCCCAGATAGCCATGCTATGTTTGCTACTGGTATAGGTAAGTCTCAAGGAGTTCCTTTTGTCAGGTTTCGAGACAGTTCTGGTTTAATCGACGGTGGTTTCATGCACGTTGAATTGGGCATGGGAGTCATTGCTCAGTTTGTGGAGTTAATCGGAGCATATATAATGATGTGA
- the LOC103843474 gene encoding flavonol 3-O-glucosyltransferase UGT71C4 — MAEKTELIFIPVPSTGHLLVNIEFAKRLINFDRRINTITILQLHSPTSPNAAVFAKSLVASHPQIRLHDLPVLDDPPPLDLFYRAPEAYIVQIIKRTTPLIKEAVSTILESRTNSRVAALVLDFFCNSLIKDVGDELHLPSYIFLTCNARYLSMMKYLPDRHRRVASKLDWSSGDEELEIPGFINPIPAKFLPSGLFKEEAYEAYVDLSPRFGDAKGILVNSVAEIEDYTFGYFSQQREEDYPPVYPVGPILSLEDRASPNEEERDRIVRWLEEQPECSVVFLCFGSRGSVDEVQVKEIAQALEVVGCRFLWSIRTGPVETSDPTGVLPEGFMGRVAGKGLVCGWAPQVEVLEHKAIGGFVSHCGWNSTLESLWFGVPVATWPMYAEQQLNAFTLVKELGLAVDLRMDYVSGRGGLVTCDEIVRAIRSLMDDGEGRRVKVKEMSDAARKAVMDGGSSSVATARFIDELVEDGAG, encoded by the coding sequence ATGGCGGAAAAAACAGAGCTAATCTTCATCCCAGTTCCATCCACAGGCCACCTCCTCGTCAACATCGAGTTCGCCAAGCGTCTAATCAATTTCGACCGTCGGATCAACACCATCACCATCCTCCAATTACACTCCCCAACCAGCCCAAACGCAGCCGTTTTCGCCAAATCTCTCGTCGCTTCACATCCCCAGATCCGCCTCCACGACCTCCCCGTTCTCGACGATCCTCCGCCGTTGGATCTCTTCTACAGAGCTCCCGAAGCGTACATAGTCCAAATCATCAAAAGAACCACTCCTCTCATCAAAGAAGCAGTCTCCACCATCCTCGAGTCTCGCACTAACTCTCGTGTAGCCGCTTTGGTTCTTGATTTCTTCTGTAACTCGTTGATCAAAGACGTCGGCGACGAGCTTCACCTCCCTTCGTACATATTCTTAACCTGTAACGCTAGATACTTGAGTATGATGAAGTATCTCCCCGATCGGCATCGGAGAGTCGCGTCGAAGCTCGATTGGAGCTCCGGCGATGAGGAGTTGGAGATTCCGGGATTTATCAACCCTATTCCGGCGAAGTTTCTGCCGTCCGGTTTGTTTAAGGAAGAAGCTTACGAGGCGTACGTTGATCTATCGCCGAGATTTGGAGATGcgaagggtattttggtaaatTCGGTGGCGGAGATTGAGGATTACACGTTTGGGTATTTCTCTCAGCAGCGGGAGGAGGATTATCCTCCGGTTTACCCGGTCGGACCGATTCTCAGCTTGGAGGATAGAGCGAGTCCTAACGAGGAGGAGAGAGATAGGATCGTGAGGTGGCTCGAGGAGCAGCCGGAGTGTTCTGTTGTGTTTCTTTGCTTTGGGAGTAGAGGAAGTGTTGATGAGGTTCAGGTGAAGGAGATAGCTCAGGCGCTTGAGGTCGTCGGGTGTAGGTTTCTATGGTCGATTCGGACAGGGCCTGTTGAGACGAGTGATCCGACGGGTGTGTTGCCGGAGGGGTTCATGGGGCGAGTGGCGGGTAAGGGGTTGGTTTGTGGTTGGGCTCCGCAAGTGGAAGTGCTGGAACATAAGGCGATTGGTGGGTTTGTGTCTCATTGTGGTTGGAACTCCACGCTTGAGAGCTTGTGGTTTGGTGTTCCTGTCGCCACGTGGCCGATGTATGCTGAGCAGCAGCTGAATGCGTTCACGTTGGTGAAGGAGTTGGGGTTGGCCGTTGATCTGCGGATGGATTACGTGTCTGGTCGTGGAGGTTTAGTGACTTGTGACGAGATTGTGAGAGCTATCAGGTCTTTGATGGATGATGGGGAAGGGAGGAGGGTGAAGGTGAAGGAAATGTCTGATGCGGCGAGGAAGGCTGTGATGGATGGAGGATCGTCTTCTGTGGCGACAGCTCGGTTCATTGATGAATTGGTGGAGGATGGTGCAGGCTAA
- the LOC103843476 gene encoding O-glucosyltransferase rumi homolog encodes MGLRLRLPQKTSPRSPSYLLLCLLALSFFSFTALLFYKVDDFIAQTKTLAGHNLEPTPWHIFPRKSFSEASRRSQAYRILQCSYFSCPYKPVIQPKSLLSDSLSGRKTKQPKCPDVFRWIQRDLEPWGETGVTKEHVEKAKESAAFRVVILSGKLYVDLYYACVQSRMMFTVWGILQLLNKYPGMVPDVDMMFDCMDKPIINRTETHSFPAPLFRYCTNEAHLDIPFPDWSFWGWSETNLRPWDDEFGDIKQGSKRSSWGSKQPRAYWKGNPDVVSPIRMELMKCNHSRLWGAQIMRQNWAEEAKGGFEQSKLANQCNHRYKIYAEGYAWSVSLKYIMSCGSMTLIISPEYEDFFSRGLLPKENYWPVSTTDLCRSIKFAVDWGNANPSDAEAIGKRGQGYMESISMNRVYDYMFHLITEYSKLQKFKPEKPYSAKEVCEGSLLCFAEQKERDLLEKSRAVPSLDRPCTLPDEDRSILQRLIQQKKKTIEDVRHMEMTRTERGSR; translated from the exons atGGGTCTTCGTCTTCGTCTCCCTCAGAAAACCTCACCACGATCACCTTCCTACCTCCTTCTATGCCTTCTTGctctctccttcttctccttcaCCGCTCTTCTCTTCTACAAG GTGGACGACTTTATTGCTCAGACAAAAACTCTCGCCGGACATAACTTAGAACCAACGCCGTGGCACATTTTCCCGCGCAAATCTTTCAGCGAAGCCTCGAGACGCTCTCAGGCTTACCGAATCCTCCAATGCTCCTACTTCTCTTGTCCCTACAAACCTGTTATCCAGCCAAAGAGTCTCCTGTCGGATTCCTTGTCGGGTCGTAAAACCAAGCAACCAAAGTGCCCAGACGTTTTCAG ATGGATTCAACGGGACTTAGAGCCATGGGGAGAGACAGGTGTGACTAAAGAGCACGTGGAGAAGGCAAAAGAGAGTGCTGCCTTTAGAGTGGTGATACTCTCTGGAAAGCTATACGTTGATCTCTACTACGCCTGTGTGCAGAGCAGAATGATGTTCACCGTTTGGGGGATTCTGCAGCTTCTCAACAAGTATCCTGGCATGGTTCCTGATGTTGACATGATGTTTGATTGTATGGATAAACCTATCATCAACCGGACTGAGACTCACTCTTTCCCAGCTCCGCTTTTTCGTTATTGCACCAATGAAGCTCATTTGGACATTCCTTTTCCTGATTGGTCCTTCTGGGGATG GTCGGAGACGAATCTAAGGCCGTGGGATGACGAGTTTGGGGATATAAAGCAAGGGTCTAAGAGAAGTAGCTGGGGCAGCAAGCAACCTAGAGCTTACTGGAAAGGGAATCCTGACGTTGTTTCGCCTATAAGGATGGAGCTGATGAAATGTAACCATTCAAGGTTATGGGGAGCACAGATTATGCGCCAG AACTGGGCAGAAGAGGCAAAAGGTGGGTTTGAACAGTCCAAGCTCGCCAACCAATGTAATCACCG GTACAAGATATATGCAGAGGGTTACGCGTGGTCAGTTTCTCTAAAGTATATCATGTCATGTGGTTCCATGACACTCATAATCTCACCAGAGTATGAAGATTTCTTCAGCAGAGGCCTCCTTCCCAAGGAAAACTATTGGCCTGTCTCTACCACTGATCTATGCCGGTCCATTAAGTTCGCTGTGGACTGGGGCAATGCCAACCCTTCTGAT GCTGAAGCAATAGGGAAAAGAGGACAAGGTTACATGGAAAGCATTAGCATGAACCGTGTGTATGACTACATGTTTCATCTCATCACTGAGTACTCAAAGCTTCAGAAGTTCAAACCAGAGAAGCCGTATTCTGCTAAAGAGGTCTGTGAAGGATCATTGCTTTGCTTCGCAGAGCAAAAGGAGCGGGACCTACTTGAAAAGTCCAGAGCTGTACCGTCTCTGGATCGACCATGTACTCTTCCAGATGAAGATAGGAGTATACTCCAGAGGTTGATCcaacagaagaaaaaaacaatcgaAGATGTCAGACACATGGAGATGACAAGAACAGAGAGGGGTTCTAGATAA
- the LOC103843475 gene encoding uncharacterized protein LOC103843475 isoform X2, which translates to MKLAHSAIRSLSDVASFQTCRPFVSRSLSTNANQGKDEKTNSFFQHLGKAEKDKRDYTGFSRSQGNGSRFDPSSDGVDGKLKEAALIYNVDDDEGVKDGYSFRPDVNTWGVNHFPRDINYRRQMQKPRQNTKAEITTEEVLKKADFRNVRFLAQFITEAGILVKRKQTGISAKAQRKIAREIKTARAFGLMPFTTMGTKAFTFGKTMENRDQDFEYEVVDDDDEYDDNTPE; encoded by the exons atgaaactcGCGCATTCCGCGATTCGATCCCTTAGCGACGTAGCTTCCTTTCAAACATGTCGTCCTTTCGTATCCAGAAGCCTCTCCACCAACGCTAATCAA GGCAAAGACGAAAAAACCAATAGCTTCTTCCAGCATCTTGGCAAGGCTGAGAAGGATAAGCGCGACTACACAGGGTTTAGTAGATCACAAGGAAACGGCTCGAGATTCGATCCTTCATCCGATGGCGTGGATGGAAAATTAAAGGAAGCTGCGTTGATTTACAACGTTGATGATGACGAAGGTGTGAAGGATGGTTACTCGTTTAGGCCCGATGTTAACACTTGGGGAGTTAATCACTTCCCTAGA GATATAAACTATAGAAGGCAGATGCAAAAGCCTAGGCAGAATACTAAGGCGGAGATCACCACCGAGGAAGTTCTTAAGAAAGCTGACTTCAGG AATGTTAGATTCCTTGCACAGTTCATCACCGAAGCTGGGATCCTCGTTAAGAGGAAGCAG ACTGGTATTAGCGCAAAGGCACAAAGGAAGATTGCTAGAGAGATCAAAACGGCCCGTGCATTTGGACTGATGCCTTTCACAACAATGGGTACAAAGGCTTTTACATTTGGGAAAACCATGGAGAACAGAGACCAAGATTTCGAGTATGAAGTGgttgacgatgatgatgagtaTGATGACAACACACCTGAGTAA
- the LOC103843475 gene encoding uncharacterized protein LOC103843475 isoform X1 yields the protein MKLAHSAIRSLSDVASFQTCRPFVSRSLSTNANQDDWMFGGKDEKTNSFFQHLGKAEKDKRDYTGFSRSQGNGSRFDPSSDGVDGKLKEAALIYNVDDDEGVKDGYSFRPDVNTWGVNHFPRDINYRRQMQKPRQNTKAEITTEEVLKKADFRNVRFLAQFITEAGILVKRKQTGISAKAQRKIAREIKTARAFGLMPFTTMGTKAFTFGKTMENRDQDFEYEVVDDDDEYDDNTPE from the exons atgaaactcGCGCATTCCGCGATTCGATCCCTTAGCGACGTAGCTTCCTTTCAAACATGTCGTCCTTTCGTATCCAGAAGCCTCTCCACCAACGCTAATCAAG ACGATTGGATGTTCGGCGGCAAAGACGAAAAAACCAATAGCTTCTTCCAGCATCTTGGCAAGGCTGAGAAGGATAAGCGCGACTACACAGGGTTTAGTAGATCACAAGGAAACGGCTCGAGATTCGATCCTTCATCCGATGGCGTGGATGGAAAATTAAAGGAAGCTGCGTTGATTTACAACGTTGATGATGACGAAGGTGTGAAGGATGGTTACTCGTTTAGGCCCGATGTTAACACTTGGGGAGTTAATCACTTCCCTAGA GATATAAACTATAGAAGGCAGATGCAAAAGCCTAGGCAGAATACTAAGGCGGAGATCACCACCGAGGAAGTTCTTAAGAAAGCTGACTTCAGG AATGTTAGATTCCTTGCACAGTTCATCACCGAAGCTGGGATCCTCGTTAAGAGGAAGCAG ACTGGTATTAGCGCAAAGGCACAAAGGAAGATTGCTAGAGAGATCAAAACGGCCCGTGCATTTGGACTGATGCCTTTCACAACAATGGGTACAAAGGCTTTTACATTTGGGAAAACCATGGAGAACAGAGACCAAGATTTCGAGTATGAAGTGgttgacgatgatgatgagtaTGATGACAACACACCTGAGTAA